The DNA sequence gcatttttttttattgttttatatcaGAGTATTAACTCTACTCACGGACCTGACTTGGAGATCTTGAGCAGCTCTTCTCTTCCAAACTCCTCCAGTCTGTCCTTGATCTCAGCAACGGCTTTCCTGACCCCACCGAATGAGAAGTCCGGGTTGACGCTGACCCTGGGGATTAAGGCGTCTTCCGTTGGGGTACACAAGTAGTTGAAGTTCTGACATGCAAGAGAGAAAATCATGGTTAGTCAGGCAGTTACATGTGGAAACAACATCCCCCAATCTATTTTGTGCTTCTTAATGGTGGACTTTTACACCGGCTTCACATCTCTTTCGCTGTCAGTTTGGAGATGAACCCTCACATGGTGACTTGCTATCAACCACTTATCTGTTACTGAAGGTTTAACTTGATAGCGATCAAAAAGGATATCTGGAGATGTCAGCAGTCTCTCAAGGTATTCAAGGCTCTTTCAATCAAACCTTCTTTTTCTTGGGTCCATTACCTGTAAAAAGTGGATGTGGTCCTCTGTACTATAAAGCTGCTTCAGTCCGGactccttcttcttcagttcGTCAATCTCTTGTTCCAGTCGCTCGATCAAAGCCTCTGCTTGGTTGAATGCCGCCTTCTCATTGATGCCAATCAGCTTGGTCACCTCCGACCTCATCCTCTCAATGGAGCGAATCATGTCCTCGAACATCTTCTGGCTCTCCAGCATGGCTCTCTGGGCCGAGTTCTGATGGAGAGAACAAGGTTTTAAACGGGGGGAAGCCGCAGATGGGGGTCCAAAGCGCTCTTGCAGGGTCATACCTTCAGAGAGTCCACAGCTGTCTtgagctcctccagctcctttaCCCTCTCCTGGCTTTTTTGTTTGATCTCAGCTGTCGATATTCCCAGGAGTTTCTACAGAAGGAGAACAAAGAGACTCCTTAgcagacacaaacatgcagatttTTAGGAAGGGTTTCACCTTTCCCGAGTCTGTGTCTAGCACTGATAAAGCCTTTAGGGAAATACCCGACTTCTGAGAAACTTGCACCACAACCATGTTTGTAGCTGagattattttacttttttttttaagaaatattcCTCAAATACTCAAGCTCATGTTGTGCCTCTAATAAAATGTACCCAAAGAATCTTCTCAATAAGAGGCAGCTTTCATCTCCGGGGGGAGAAAAGAGAGGTGGGGATCAGGGGGGTGATCTCCAATGGAATTCTGGCCACGTAAGGAATGTGATTGTACCGCTTACCGACTTTTAAAAAGATGTTTCAAGGTGCACATAGCACTGACAGGCAGGACAGAGGGCTTCTCTAATTCActatttttctttctcaagCCCACCGACCCATTCTTCAAGATAAGCTTGAGGAATGTAGGGAATCCGGAGGGGGGGGTATAAGAGGGGGAAGGGAGTGAGCGGGAGATGGAGTAAGATGTGTGAAACTCAGGTTCGGACCTTCGGATGAGAGAAACCAGACGACCTAGAAACTAAGGGAGCAAAAGTGAATGAGGATTGTAAAGGAAGAGACCCAAAAGACATGggtcaaaaatgttgacaaactgTCATTCAGCCTTAGTGGTGTGCAGTAAAAATATTGGAGAAGATCAGAGACAGATTTGGAAAATTCGTTTTtgggttttggttttttttttgccaaaccCCCTGTGCCTGATTCTTTGCTCTGAGAAAAAAGGAAGGGAAGGAAGGGGAATTTCTAAAGGATAGCTGACCTTTGTCCGATCTGAGCCAAGTCACACCATTCACAAGCATATTTTTCCCCGGGTCATTTCCAGCAGCCTCACGCTCCGCTCCCAAATTACTCATGTTTGATGACTTAACTTGAGCGACGTGAACGTATGTTACAGTATCTGTTCAACGTGCTTGTCCTGTGAGTCAAGCTCTTCAAGATCATGGTCTGATGGCCTTGACTCCCTGAAATTCCAATATTGTTTCAATCCCCACTCCCACAGGAGGGAAGCGGGGCTGCAGTTTCTGTGTCCCACAGCTGGAACATTCTGTGGAGCAGAGGAGGTGATAACACAGACACTCCCCCTGTCCTCTAAATAGCTAATCAGAGAGCCGGATTTGTTTTGGCGGTGAATGTCTGCCCGGGTAGCTGATAGCGTTGGCGAAATGGGTCAAAGTACAAGTTGAAGTTGGCAGAAACACTTCTCCCCAAGCACTGACCGATTTACAGTTATCCACTGCTGACATCCCACCCTGGCCGGTCATTCAAAAGAAACAGGTGCTCGGTTCAAGCTCTCTCACCTGCTTCTCACTCCTCTCAGCCTCGGCAGAGACGATGTCATGGCCCCGGTGTTCACTGACCGTACAGATGGCACAGATACACATCTGGTCCGTCCGGCAGAAGAGCTCCAGAGATTTCTGGTGCTGAGGGCAGATCTTCCTGTCCATGTTTTCCAGGGGATCCGTCAGCTTGTGTCTTTTGAAGGTGGCTGATTCATAGTGCGGCTTCAGGTGCTTCTCGCAGTAGGACGCCAGACAGTTCAGACAGGACTTGAGGGCTTTGAGTTTCTTCCCGGAGCAGAAGTCACAGGCGATGTCGCTGGATCCGGCGTAATTGTTCACCTGAGAAGGGCTGACGTTGAGGTTGAGCCCGCTCTTCTTGATCTTCTCCGCCACCATGCTCAAGGTGGCATTGGGCCGCAGCACTGGCCTCTGTGTGAACGTGATCTTGCATTGGGGGCAAATGTAAATCCCAGTGTAGTCCGCCTCGTTCCAGTAGCCGCTTATGCAGTCCATGCAGAAACTGTGGCCGCAAGGAATAGCCACGGGATCCCGCAGGAGGCTGTGACATAAGGTACAGCTGAAGTAGTCTTGAGAGGTGTGATCGGCCATTGTGACCCACACTCGGAGGAGTCAGCACCGTGGAAGTCTGTGAGAGTGAATGCCAGCAGCAGCGAGAGATTCCGCCGAGGCTGCCTGGAAGCCCGCCCTCAAGAGTCTGGAGCAGCCTGCCAGAGACCGGACCTACTTGTATTTCTGAATTCCAGAGGTTATTGATTGAAAGCAGGCAAGGCCCTCCCCCTGCGCTGAGAGTCTGTGGAGCCCTGCCCAGTTCAGATAAGCAGGTTGGgcaaggaaggagggagagagctcTCCGACAGGAAACGGAGCATGAGAGAATTGAATGAAATATTACCGACATAAAAAGTGACATGAAATGTGCCTGAAAGGGCTTCCATTTTCCTCACTGCTTCCCTTCTCTCTGAAATTTCCTCACGAGGCTCATCTGTGGATGAAGTGCGCGCACTTGGCCACAGCTGCATTTCCACCTATTGTTACAGGACAGAATCGCCATTGTCTTAAACCGGTTGCGGTCCAACAAACACAGCTTCAGCCTTAGGTACCGACGGAATTCGAGGGACCACCcaataaacaaacagacacaGAGAGCTCAAGCAGAGTTACAGGAAATTTTCCAACTTTCCGACTCCTTTTATCCGTCAGGAACGGAGACTTTTGAGGATCGACTGTGTTTGCCTGGGATGTGCAAGGTTGTAGTATTTACACTGTAACTGGTCGGACCGGTCCCGTCACCTTGACGGGTCAAATTGTAACAGTGTGAGGGAGATGGAATCTGTTTGTTTAGCGGAAACGCCATTTGAATGTAGACACACGTGCACACGGAACATTCCAGTTCAGCACAGGTGTgtaaatgttttacatttttcagcGCGAAGGCTCGGCTGCTTCCCGTTGTGCCTTTTTTCTGCTGACATCATCGCCCTCCGTGGGCCAGGCTCTGCTGGTTTCCTGTCCAATGTTTCAGTGCAAATTCCCGACATTTAGTGTGAAGCTAGAGAGACTTCACAGGAGCTTATCTTGGATTCCTCTATCCACAAGGTAGTTTCGCCgctccatatttggtcatgtctCTGATAAGCTGGCCGTCCTTCCTTTCCTCAGTATTAGGAGGCTCCCATGCTTATAGATTAACCACCTGCGTGTGAAGGCTCAACTTTGGATTCAGCTGATAAACACTGCTGTTTTGCCTCTCTGTGATTGACGCAAGATTGTTGGAGCTACTTGTAACAGCAACGAAACTCTTCAGGAGTTCATGCTCAAGGACTGAGGTCAACTTGAATTAAGATAAATTGAGGGGGGGGTATGTGCAGGAAGATTACATAACAGGAAAGAGGGATGGTTCTCTCAAAGTGggcgtgacaaaaaaaaaccagctagaaataataaatatcgCAGAATTTTGGGGAAACTTTGGATTGGCTTCTGATAAAACTGCACACGAGTTGGTCCATTACCCAATAGTTTTTACTCCAAATAAGGAATATAGTTCTTTTCAGACTGATAAAATgatattaaaattaaatgtttgtatcatgcaataatattttttaaactgaaatatGAACTGGAGGAGTAAGATTTGTgcaatttcaaaaataaaactggcGATTCACTGGAAGAAAACACCACCCATGAGAATATGacacataaataataaagaataaaaccAATAgatagtacaaaaaaaaaaatcattgcatCTTT is a window from the Synchiropus splendidus isolate RoL2022-P1 chromosome 17, RoL_Sspl_1.0, whole genome shotgun sequence genome containing:
- the ftr82 gene encoding finTRIM family, member 82; amino-acid sequence: MADHTSQDYFSCTLCHSLLRDPVAIPCGHSFCMDCISGYWNEADYTGIYICPQCKITFTQRPVLRPNATLSMVAEKIKKSGLNLNVSPSQVNNYAGSSDIACDFCSGKKLKALKSCLNCLASYCEKHLKPHYESATFKRHKLTDPLENMDRKICPQHQKSLELFCRTDQMCICAICTVSEHRGHDIVSAEAERSEKQKLLGISTAEIKQKSQERVKELEELKTAVDSLKNSAQRAMLESQKMFEDMIRSIERMRSEVTKLIGINEKAAFNQAEALIERLEQEIDELKKKESGLKQLYSTEDHIHFLQNFNYLCTPTEDALIPRVSVNPDFSFGGVRKAVAEIKDRLEEFGREELLKISKSVNEVPVYTTESRTLERRSRGRDLAMTTVDNAPAPEPRTRADFLKYFCQLKLDPSTAYKELYISESSRKVIRTRELQPYSDNPERFDSFAQVLCREALSGGRFYWEIEWNGEFSIGVAYKSISRKGKGSLCLLGYNDKSWSLLCSDTGYSAWHNRVDKAVNGPHSPRLGVYLDHTAGVLAFYSIYSSTMTLLHRFETTFVEPIYPGFGVGTSVKICNPK